In the Theobroma cacao cultivar B97-61/B2 chromosome 1, Criollo_cocoa_genome_V2, whole genome shotgun sequence genome, one interval contains:
- the LOC18611975 gene encoding zinc finger CCCH domain-containing protein 48, with the protein MEIKQAARRYDDHSVQGIYTRHRGKAASLNVYRRNAKPYQAISEDLSRKSSNHGPKNSYVITPKAQKQEDKVCKYWISGHCARGNKCWYLHSWCHGDGFTMLAKLEGHKKAVRGIALPLGSEKLYSGSGDGTLRTWDCHSGQCACLSNLGDEVGSMITEGPWVFVGMKDVIEAWNTQTAQELSLKGPVGQVHSMVIANNMLFAGAQNGFIFAWKGSSEVANPFQLVASMEGHSGAVLCLTVGEKKLYSGSVDHTIGVWDTDTLQCIKTLNGHEDAVTSLLHCNGCLFSCSLDCSIKVWFATVGENWEVIYTHKEENGVLALCGMNDAETKPVLFCSCNDNTVRLYDLPSFTERGRLYSKREVRVIHRGPFPLFFTGDGSGSITVWKWL; encoded by the exons ATGGAAATTAAGCAAGCAGCCAGAAGATATGATGATCACAGTGTGCAAGGAATTTATACTCGACATAGAGGAAAAGCTGCCAGCTTGAATGTTTACCGTAGAAATGCCAAGCCATACCAGGCTATCTCAGAAGATCTATCAAGGAAGAGCTCCAATCATGGCCCTAAGAATTCATATGTTATTACTCCAAAGGCCCAGAAGCAAGAGGATAAGGTTTGCAAGTACTGGATTTCAGGTCATTGTGCCAGAGGCAATAAATGCTGGTATTTACATTCTTGGTGTCATGGGGATGGGTTCACGATGTTGGCAAAGCTGGAGGGCCACAAGAAG GCTGTTCGTGGAATTGCCCTTCCTCTAGGGTCTGAGAAGCTCTATTCTGGCAGTGGTGATGGAACTTTACGGACATGGGACTGCCACTCTGGACAGTGTGCTTGTTTGAGTAATCTTGGTGATGAAGTTGGTTCTATGATTACTGAGGGCCCATGGGTGTTCGTTGGCATGAAAGATGTTATTGAG GCGTGGAATACTCAGACGGCACAAGAATTGAGTCTAAAAGGGCCTGTTGGACAAGTGCATTCGATGGTTATTGCTAATAATATGCTTTTTGCTGGGGCACAG AatggttttatttttgcatGGAAAGGCAGTTCTGAGGTGGCGAATCCTTTTCAACTGGTTGCATCCATGGAGGGCCACTCTGGTGCTGTACTATGTTTAACTGTTGGAGAAAAAAAGTTATATTCTGGTTCTGTGGATCACACTATAGGG GTTTGGGACACAGATACATTACAATGCATTAAGACTTTGAATGGACATGAGGATGCTGTGACGTCTCTTCTTCACTGTAATGGGTGTTTGTTCTCATGTTCACTGGACTGCAGTATAAAAGTTTGGTTTGCTACAGTAGGAGAAAATTGGGAAGTGATCTATACTCATAAGGAAGAAAAT GGTGTGCTTGCACTCTGTGGAATGAATGATGCAGAAACTAAACCAGTTTTGTTCTGCTCCTGCAATGACAACACCGTTCGCCTATATGATTTGCCATC GTTCACGGAGAGAGGCAGGCTATATTCAAAACGAGAAGTTAGAGTGATTCATAGGGGGCCCTTTCCCCTTTTCTTCACGGGGGATGGAAGTGGGTCGATAACCGTTTGGAAGTGGTTGTAG